One Pochonia chlamydosporia 170 chromosome 5, whole genome shotgun sequence DNA segment encodes these proteins:
- a CDS encoding actin binding protein (similar to Coccidioides immitis RS XP_001248520.1): MASLNLSINGPSIKSSYAGVVNGPPPASPSATYAQWALFSVQAPLMNAFQDSASKESILKVENTGDGELADLIEDFNEGRIQFAFVKVKDPNTSLPKNVLIAWCGGGVPERTKGYFTSHLNAVAKVLHGYHVQITARSDSDLEPESIMRKVADASGAKYSAGGSGGEVRAAPPPIKSKPVFTPTASSTGRAFDPLVAARSRRDENVDAEGWGADAPPVTRSQIEKVESAYKPTRVNMAELTKQKPEGSRFDAGSRQPDRPSDVIGGGYQPVGKVDIAAIRAAAQKKDDDRPTPIKGAYEPVGKVDIAAIRARAQKPPPEEREEAAPEPQPLVDRAAAFSQPQSERMTSMPKPKVANKFGGASTFTGTKAPTPGGLGFGGPTPSAAAPVGAASRTFADEGGKTPAQLWAEKKAKQGGSTAGVGSSPVAPAPVTAQKSGGESWKSGYTGKSWAPVQTSGYSRDAPAEANEQHTGSSQRGVAEDADDNGSGVSALRDRFKDTSLIGSAPTPPAPRHEEEDEESAPPPPRVPDSSRPSGGFALPGLPSRPPAPEEEEEEVYEPAEGREPSPIRVAAPVARAPEPEPEPEPEPEPVPERRPMPPPMAVQEPEPPVPVASRPPEPEPEPEPVADHGAAAGGHRAVVQYDYEKAEGNEIDLIEGQIVVNIDMVDEDWWMGTNHLGESGLFPSNYVELIEEDVEAAQAPVAAPPPSAPEPAGRGAPSAPAEAGPTATALYDYEAAEDNELSFPEDAKITNLEFPDEDWWFGHYGGHAGLFPSNYVQLDS, encoded by the exons ATGGCGTCGTTGAACCTGTCCATCAACGGGCCTTCTATAAAGAGCAGCTATGCTGGAGTCGTCAATGGCCCTCCTCCAGCCAGTCCTTCGGCCACGTACGCGCAGTGGGCGCTCTTCTCCGTGCAGGCTCCCTTGATGAACGCCTTCCAAGATAGCGCTTCCAAAGAGAGTATCCTCAAGGTTGAGAACACGGGAG ATGGTGAGCTGGCTGATTTAATCGAGGATTTCAACGAGGGCCGCATTCAATTCGCATTTGTAAAGGTCAAGGATCCCAACACATCTCTTCCCAAGAACGTCCTCATTGCCTGGTGTGGCGGCGGTGTACCGGAGCGTACCAAGGGCTATTTCACGAGCCATCTCAATGCCGTGGCCAAGGTTCTCCACGGATACCATGTCCAGATTACCGCGCGCTCTGATAGCGACTTGGAGCCTGAATCGATCATGCGAAAGGTTGCCGATGCTTCCGGTGCCAAATACTCTGCTGGCGGCTCCGGTGGTGAAGTTCGTGCAGCACCGCCCCCGATCAAGTCAAAGCCGGTTTTCACTCCAACTGCTTCTAGTACTGGTAGAGCATTTGATCCTCTTGTCGCCGCTCGTTCTCGAAGAGACGAGAATGTTGATGCAGAAGGATGGGGAGCCGATGCCCCCCCGGTCACGAGATCTCAGATTGAAAAGGTCGAATCTGCCTACAAGCCCACAAGGGTCAACATGGCCGAGCTCACCAAGCAAAAGCCAGAAGGTTCCCGGTTTGATGCCGGCAGCCGGCAGCCAGATAGACCTAGCGACGTTATCGGAGGAGGATATCAACCTGTCGGTAAGGTAGACATCGCCGCTATTCGAGCTGCCGCCCAGAAGAAGGACGATGACCGGCCCACGCCCATCAAAGGCGCATATGAGCCGGTTGGGAAGGTCGATATCGCGGCAATCCGAGCCAGAGCTCAGAAGCCCCCTCCTGAGGAGCGAGAGGAAGCGGCTCCAGAGCCACAGCCTCTAGTCGACAGAGCCGCAGCATTTTCACAGCCCCAGTCGGAGAGAATGACATCAATGCCTAAGCCCAAGGTCGCTAACAAGTTTGGAGGCGCGTCCACGTTTACCGGTACCAAGGCGCCGACTCCAGGAGGCTTGGGCTTCGGCGGACCAACTCCTTCTGCGGCTGCTCCTGTTGGAGCTGCAAGCCGAACTTTCGCTGACGAAGGAGGCAAGACTCCCGCGCAGCTTTGGGCCGAAAAGAAGGCTAAACAGGGAGGATCGACTGCGGGTGTTGGATCTTCACCCGTCGCTCCAGCACCTGTTACTGCCCAGAAGAGCGGAGGTGAATCCTGGAAGAGTGGCTATACCGGAAAGTCTTGGGCACCTGTGCAAACATCTGGCTATTCCCGAGATGCCCCTGCCGAGGCCAACGAACAGCACACTGGCAGCAGTCAAAGAGGAGTTGCCGAAGATGCTGATGACAACGGTTCAGGCGTTTCAGCTCTGAGAGATCGGTTCAAGGATACATCGCTTATAGGCTCAGCGCCAACACCTCCTGCGCCCCGccacgaggaagaggatgaagagtctgctcctcctccgcctcgaGTTCCCGATAGCTCTAGACCATCCGGCGGGTTTGCTCTTCCCGGACTTCCCAGCCGACCGCCCGCTCccgaagaggaggaagaggaggtaTACGAGCCTGCTGAGGGACGGGAGCCGTCACCAATCCGAGTGGCCGCGCCCGTTGCCCGTGCCCCAGAGCCGGAACCAGAGCCAGAACCCGAGCCGGAGCCGGTGCCTGAACGACGGCCGATGCCGCCTCCAATGGCCGTCCAAGAACCGGAGCCCCCAGTCCCAGTGGCCTCTCGACCACCAGAGCCTGAACCCGAACCTGAGCCCGTGGCTGACCACGGAGCTGCCGCCGGTGGTCACCGCGCTGTGGTTCAGTACGACTACGAAAAAGCAGAGGGCAACGAAATTGACCTGATTGAGGGTCAGATCgtggtcaacattgacatggtAGACGAGGACTGGTGGATGGGTACTAATCACTTGGGCGAGAGTGGTCTATTCCCCAGCAACTATGTTGAACTGattgaggaagatgttgaggcAGCTCAAGCTCCTGTGGCTGCACCACCTCCTTCTGCGCCGGAACCTGCCGGCCGTGGAGCTCCAAGCGCTCCTGCAGAAGCTGGGCCGACTGCTACGGCTTTGTACGACTATGAAGCGGCAGAGGATAATG AACTGTCATTCCCGGAGGACGCTAAAATTACAAACCTTGAATTCCCTGATGAGGACTGGTGGTTCGGGCATTACGGAGGTCATGCTGGTCTGTTCCCGTCCAACTATGTGCAACTGGACTCGTAG